From Suncus etruscus isolate mSunEtr1 chromosome 6, mSunEtr1.pri.cur, whole genome shotgun sequence, one genomic window encodes:
- the FAAH gene encoding fatty-acid amide hydrolase 1 — MVNGNGKQAAAAAASQARGSEAPVGPRRGSGGSARVTARIRIGIGIGAALAGMWGELSGVSGAALACCLVAAALAVRWSGRRGAARGAVSRARGRQRAALDAMEQAARRFRLQNPDLDSEALLALPLPQLVGKLRSGELSPEAVLFTYVGKAWEVTKDTNCVTTYLDECETQLEKTPRKGLLYGVPVSLKECINCKGHDSTLGLSLNQGVLAECDSVIVQVLKLQGAIPFVHTNVPQSMYSFDCSNPLYGQTLNPWKSSKTPGGSSGGEGALLASGGSPLGIGTDIGGSIRFPSSFCGICGLKPTGNRLSKIGLKGCVYGQVAVQLSIGPMARNVESLALCLRALLCKDMFRLDPTVPPLPFNDEVYKSSRPLRIGYYETDNYTRPTPAMRRALLETKKSLEAAGHTLVPFLPKNIPYVMETLSPGGLFSDGGHKFLQCFKGDFVDPCLGFLVLILKFPNWLKRLISFLLKPVLPRMATFSSSVQSRSAGKLWELHHKFEMYRQSVITQWKAQELDVLLTPMLGPALDLKGPGKAPAAISYTVLYNCLDFPAGVVPVTKVTSEDEAEMDHFQGYFGDIWDKELKKVVRNSVGLPVAVQCVALPWQEELCLRFMREVERLMTPQKQPS, encoded by the exons CTGCAGCTGCGGCCGCATCCCAAGCCCGCGGGTCTGAGGCGCCGGTCGGGCCGCGGCGAGGGAGCGGAGGGAGCGCCCGAGTGACCGCTCGCATTCGCATTGGCATTGGCATCGGCGCGGCGCTGGCCGGGATGTGGGGCGAGCTGAGCGGCGTGTCCGGGGCCGCCCTGGCCTGCTGCCTCGTGGCGGCCGCCTTGGCCGTGCGCTGGTCGGGGCGGCGCGGGGCGGCGCGGGGCGCGGTGAGCCGCGCGCGGGGCCGGCAGCGAGCCGCCCTGGACGCCATGGAGCAGGCGGCGCGGCGCTTCCGGCTCCAG AACCCAGACTTGGACTCAGAGGCACTGTTGGCTCTACCCTTGCCTCAGCTGGTCGGGAAGTTACGAAGTGGGGAGCTGTCTCCTGAGGCTGTACTCTTTACCTATGTGGGCAAG GCCTGGGAAGTGACCAAAGATACCAACTGTGTGACCACCTACTTGGATGAATGTGAGACTCAGCTGGAGAAGACACCCCGGAAGGGCCTGCTGTATGGCGTCCCTGTGAGCCTCAAGGAGTGCATCAACTGTAAG GGTCACGACTCGACGTTGGGCTTGAGCCTGAACCAAGGGGTGCTGGCAGAGTGCGACAGCGTGATCGTGCAGGTGCTGAAGCTACAAGGGGCCATCCCCTTTGTGCACACCAACGTCCCCCAGTCCATGTACAG CTTTGACTGTAGTAACCCCCTTTACGGCCAGACCTTGAATCCATGGAAGTCCTCTAAGACCCCCGGTGGTTCCTCGGGGGGTGAAGGGGCCCTCCTTGCCTCTGGAGGTTCCCCGCTGGGTATTGGCACCGACATTGGAGGCAGCATCCGCTTTCCCTCATCCTTCTGTGGCATCTGCGGCTTGAAGCCCACGGGGAACCGCCTCAG CAAGATTGGCCTGAAGGGCTGTGTCTATGGACAGGTGGCAG TTCAACTCTCGATAGGCCCCATGGCCCGGAATGTGGAGAGCCTGGCGCTCTGCCTGCGAGCACTGCTGTGTAAGGATATGTTCCGCTTGGACCCCACTGTGCCCCCCTTGCCCTTCAATGACGAG GTCTACAAAAGCTCACGGCCCCTACGCATAGGCTACTATGAGACAGACAACTATACCAGGCCCACCCCGGCCATGAGACGGGCCCTTCTGGAGACCAAGAAGAGCCTGGAGGCTGCTGGCCACACG CTGGTTCCCTTCCTGCCAAAAAACATCCCGTACGTCATGGAGACCCTGTCACCAGGCGGGCTGTTCAGCGATGGCGGCCACAAATTCCTGCAGTGCTT CAAAGGTGACTTTGTGGACCCCTGCTTGGGCTTCCTGGTCTTAATTCTGAAGTTTCCCAACTGGCTGAAGAGACTGATCTCTTTCCTGCTGAAGCCTGTG CTCCCCAGGATGGCCACCTTTAGCAGCAGCGTACAGTCTCG GTCAGCGGGAAAGCTCTGGGAACTGCACCATAAGTTCGAG ATGTACCGCCAATCCGTGATCACTCAGTGGAAAGCACAAGAACTGGACGTGTTGCTCACCCCTATGCTAGGCCCTGCTCTGGACTTGAAAGGCCCAGGCAAGGCCCCAG CTGCCATCAGCTACACGGTGCTCTACAACTGCCTGGACTTCCCGGCGGGCGTGGTGCCCGTCACCAAAGTGACCAGTGAGGACGAGGCCGAAATGGATCATTTCCAGGGATACTTTGGGGATATCTGGGACAAAGAATTGAAGAAG GTCGTGAGGAATAGCGTGGGGCTGCCTGTGGCCGTGCAGTGCGTGGCTCTGCCCTGGCAGGAGGAGTTGTGTCTGCGGTTCATGCGGGAGGTAGAGCGACTGATGACACCGCAGAAACAGCCGTCCTGA